The stretch of DNA CCCAAGACGTCGGAAAAGACGCCTTGGGTGGGCTCGCCGATGCGAAGGACTTTCGGGGCTCGTCCCATCAGAGCCTGGGTCGTGGTTTCGCCGGCGCTGATCGTCAGGGGGCCGATCAGTTCGACGACCGGACCCTTGAAGCCCGGCCGGCTGCCGGGCCGGACCACGCTTGCCTGTCCGGGCGTCCACTTGGTGCGATCGGCAGGATCGATTCGGGCCTCCTTCGCGTACGCCACGTACTCCGCGGTGGCAAGACGAGAGGCCAGGGCCAGCCCGTAGGGATCGGCGCCGCCGAAGTTGATCCGGACGTCGATCACCAATCCGGTGAGCGCGGGATCGGAGAAGATCGTATCGAGCGCCGCCTCGAAGGCCACCAGGCCGGCAGCAAAATCCCCGTCTTTGGTGTACCCGCTCTCCGACAGGATCCGGAGGTAGCCGGTCGAGTCGTCGACGTGGCCGTACTGAACCTGATCATTGCACCATTTCTGGAGCGCGCCCGTGAGTCGTCGATCGGTCACGGACAAAATCCACGGCAGATCCTTGGTCCGGAAGTCAGCCATCCCGCTCTTCGCGACCCGGTCGGTGCCGCCGCGCAAGGTCCTGAACCGCCGCTTGATTGAATCGGCCACGATGAACGTGTGGGCGTCTTCGAGCCCGGCGATCATCCCCTGCATGATGTCGAAGAGCTGTTCCGGCGTCGTCGCCGGCGTCACGTTGGCCCGGGCCGCCGCCACGATGGCGGGCCAGTCGGCGCCCTTTTCGTCGAAGAGGATATAGTGCTCGGCCCACGTGGTGGCGAAGACCTCGAAATTGCCTTCGGGGGTATCGGGCGTCGGTCGGTCGCACACCGCCGGGCGGGTCGGTAACCGGCGGAGGACCATGTACGACGCCGCGCCGTCGCTCTTCAGCTGCTTCTGGCTTGGGTCGAGGCCCGCCGAAACGGCCAGAACCCGCCCGTCGCTCTCATAGGTGGCTTCGGTTCCCGGGTCGGTGGCGGCGCGCCGCAGGCCCGTGAAGGACGGAAGACAGGTCGTTTGCGTGACCTCGTACGCCTGGAGTGAGTCGCCCGTGGCCACGATCACGAACCCGTAGCCGTCGGACTTCCACGCACCCTCGAGGCCGGTCTGGGCCGGGGGCGCCGGCGCCTTCGGGTTCGAGCAGGCGGTTCCTGCCAGGGCAACGATGCCAACGAGGAGCTTCTTCATTGGAGCTCACCGGTTCCGGGTTTGATCGACTCATGGACGGCCACGATCCGCCACCGGCCGTCCTCCGGCGCCAGTACCTCGGTCCGGGCCACGAGTTCTCGCCAGGTTCTGCCGCTGGTGTCGGCTTTGGTGCAATCGAACATGGCGGTGACCACGGCCGAGGTGGGGCTCAGCACGTCGACCCGGAACGGCTCGCCCCAGGCGCACTCGACTTTGGTGTAGGTCGCGTAGCGGGGCGGCGCGCCGCGGAGGATCCCGCCCCAGTCGCCGATTTCACCGTTGCCGACATAGGCCGTGGTCTTGCCGTAGAAGGCGAGCACCGAATCGATCTGCCGGGCCCGCATCGCGACGATCATCGCGTTGGATACCGCTCGGACGGTGTCGGCGATGGCCGCCCGGGCGGCTGGGTCGAAGGGCGTCGCGGTCGGAGCCGGGCGGCATCCGGCCAAGGATCCCAAGCCTACCAGGGCCCCGGCGAGTCTGGTGAGTGTCGTCATGGGCTGAATATAGGCATGGTCCAGAGCACCGGGACGACACCCGCCGGCTGACCCGCTCAGGCAATCTTGACGTACTCGAAATCGCCGGGACGATTGTCGATCCCGACCCGCGGCGGCGCAATCCACCCCGCGTATTGACCGATGTCCATGACCGGCTGGCTCATTAGGTGCTCGATGAAGGCCTGGTCCTGGCCATTCGGCAGCATCGAATCCCGGCGCGCCATCCAGTCCGCCTCCGACACCAACCGCCCCTCCAAGTCGACCGCCACGTTCTTGAACTCGCCGATTTTCCGGTTGAACGCCACGCTCGGCAACCGGATCTGGAACTCGATCCCGGTGTTCATGATGACCCGGTTCCACCGGTCGATTCCCTTCTGGCAATCGTTCACGTAGTCGTCCCGGAGCCGCATGTTGAGCGCCGACAACGCCGGAACCTCCATCGTCAGGATCTTGCCGTCGACCGGCCGGAGCACCGGATAGGTGGCGTGCTCGAGCCGGTGATCGTCGTCGAGCTTGTCTTCCCGATACCGGCCCTTGATCCCCGCGTGATAGGCATTGGCCGCGTTGGTCGACACCTCGGCCCCGAAGAGATCGAGGGTGAGCGAAAAGTGGAGGTTGGCCTTCTTCTGGATGGTCGGGAGGTCGATCACGCCCAGGCTTCGGACCCGCTCGATGTCGGAGGGGTCGTCGATGCCGGCCGCCTTCATCGCCTCGCAGGTCCGCTGCACGATCCGGCCCACGCCGGTCTCGCCCACGAACATGTGATGCGCCTCTTCGGTGAGCATGAACCGGCAGGTGCGCGACAGCGGATCGAAGCCCGACTGCGCCAAGGCCTCGAGTTGCATCTTCCCGTCCCGATCGGTGAAGAACGTGAACATGAAGAACGACAGCCAATCGGGCGTGGCCTCGTTGAAGGCGCCGAGCATCCGCGGTGAATCGGCGTCGCCGGAGCGGCGCTTCAACAAGTCCTCCGCCTCCTCGCGGCCATCGGTCCCGAAATACTTCTGGAGCAGGTACACCATGGCCCAGAGATGGCGACCTTCCTCGACGTTGACCTGGAAGAGATTCCGGAGGTCGTAGAGCGAGGGCGCGGTCTTGCCGAGGTGGCGTTGCTGCTCAACGGAGGCGGGCTCGGTGTCGCCCTGGATCACGATCAGCCGCCGGAGCATGGCGCGGTGCTCGCCGGGCACTTCCTGCCAGGCCGGTTCGCCGAGGTTGGCGCCGAACGGAACCCGCCGGTCGGGCACTTGGGGGGCCAGCAAGATGCCCCACTTGTACTCCGGCATCTTGACGTAGTCGAACCGGGCCCAGCCGTTGGCCCCGACGCCGATGGCGGTCCGGAGGTACACCAGTGACTCCTGGAAGCCCTCGGGCCCCATGCCCATCCACCAGTCGATGTAGCCGGGGTGCCATTTCTCCAGGGCTTTCTTGACCCGCTCGTCGCTGCTCAAGCCGACATTGTTGGGGATCAATCCGTCGTAGTCGACTGTAGTCTCATCAATCATGGGTTACACTCGCTTGCGGTCGAAGCTGGGCTGAATGCCGGTACCGTATCGTTTGAGCGCGCCGTCGTCGCCGGCGGCGTTGGGGCGTTGAAAGATCCAATTCTGCCAGGCGGTGAGCCGGCCGAAGATCTTGGTCTCCATCGTTTCGGGCCCGCCGAACCGGAGGTTGGCCTCCATGCCGGTCAGCGCGTCGGGCGAAAAGCTGGCCCGCTCCTCCAGCATGATCCGGATTTCATCGGACCAATCGGTGTCGTCGTAGACGAAGGTGACCAGTCCGGCCTCGGCGGCCGCTTCGGCGTTGAGGGTCGCGCCGACCAGGCCCTCGGCCCGCGTCACGCTCTCGGGCTCGCCGAGGAAACGGGTGGCCAGACGGGTGAGACCGTTGCTCATCGGGTAGGCACCGAAGTTGAGCCGCGACAGAACCAGTGCGGGTTTGGGCGCGCCGCCGTCGCGGATGGCGGAGCGGTCGGCGGCGAAGGCGATTTCGGCCAAAGTGCCCGCGAAACAGCTGTCCGGCTCGATCAGCGCGACCAAAGTGCGGGATGTGAGGTCCACCCGCTTGAGCACCCGCTTGATGAACAGCCGGACTTCTCGGATGAACCAGTCGTGCTGGTGGGCCTCCAGGAACTCGTCGTA from Gemmatimonadota bacterium encodes:
- a CDS encoding peptidase S41; its protein translation is MKKLLVGIVALAGTACSNPKAPAPPAQTGLEGAWKSDGYGFVIVATGDSLQAYEVTQTTCLPSFTGLRRAATDPGTEATYESDGRVLAVSAGLDPSQKQLKSDGAASYMVLRRLPTRPAVCDRPTPDTPEGNFEVFATTWAEHYILFDEKGADWPAIVAAARANVTPATTPEQLFDIMQGMIAGLEDAHTFIVADSIKRRFRTLRGGTDRVAKSGMADFRTKDLPWILSVTDRRLTGALQKWCNDQVQYGHVDDSTGYLRILSESGYTKDGDFAAGLVAFEAALDTIFSDPALTGLVIDVRINFGGADPYGLALASRLATAEYVAYAKEARIDPADRTKWTPGQASVVRPGSRPGFKGPVVELIGPLTISAGETTTQALMGRAPKVLRIGEPTQGVFSDVLGRRMPNGWRFGLPNEVFRTADGKTFDGPGIPPDIAVPVFADRDLKAGRDPGLERAVAALRSGR
- the boxB gene encoding benzoyl-CoA 2,3-epoxidase subunit BoxB, whose translation is MIDETTVDYDGLIPNNVGLSSDERVKKALEKWHPGYIDWWMGMGPEGFQESLVYLRTAIGVGANGWARFDYVKMPEYKWGILLAPQVPDRRVPFGANLGEPAWQEVPGEHRAMLRRLIVIQGDTEPASVEQQRHLGKTAPSLYDLRNLFQVNVEEGRHLWAMVYLLQKYFGTDGREEAEDLLKRRSGDADSPRMLGAFNEATPDWLSFFMFTFFTDRDGKMQLEALAQSGFDPLSRTCRFMLTEEAHHMFVGETGVGRIVQRTCEAMKAAGIDDPSDIERVRSLGVIDLPTIQKKANLHFSLTLDLFGAEVSTNAANAYHAGIKGRYREDKLDDDHRLEHATYPVLRPVDGKILTMEVPALSALNMRLRDDYVNDCQKGIDRWNRVIMNTGIEFQIRLPSVAFNRKIGEFKNVAVDLEGRLVSEADWMARRDSMLPNGQDQAFIEHLMSQPVMDIGQYAGWIAPPRVGIDNRPGDFEYVKIA